A region of the Desulfobacter postgatei 2ac9 genome:
CTTATACAGATCAAGATGTCAGAGAGCGGCTTGAAAAAGAGATGATGCTGGCCGTATGGGACCGTCCCCAGGTGATGCTGTGGCTCAAACGGGCCCACCGGTGGTTTCCGCACATCGAAAGCGTTTTAAAGCAGGAAAAACTGCCTTTGGATTTAAAATATCTGGCTATTGTGGAAAGTGCGCTGCTCTCCTATGGAGAATCCTATCAGGGCGCGGTTGGGTACTGGCAGTTCATCGAAAGCACAGGTAAGCAATACGGATTGCGCATTGATTCAGACGTCGATGAACGCCGGAACATGTTTTCCGCCACCCGGGCGGCCTGCCGCTATCTTAAAAAACTTTATTCCCAGTTTGGCTCGTATCTTCTGGCCATGTCCGCATATAACATGGGTGAATCCGGTCTGAGCAAGGCCATAGAGTTCCAGGAGACCCGGGATTTCTTTTCCCTTTACCTGCCCCTGGAGACCCAGCGGTATATCCTGAAAATGGTTGCCGTTAAGTTGATTATGTCTAATCCCGAAGATTATGGGTTTCATCTCGGGCCCCAGGATCTTTATCCGGTATTTACGTTTTCTGAAATCAAACTCTCCACAACAGATGTTGTGCCTTTAACCATGATCGCCAAGGCCTGTGGCATCTCATTTAAAACCATCAAGGATTATAATCCCCATATTCGGGGATATTTTCTGGAGAAAGGCACAAGCACGCTTCTTGTACCCGAGGGGAAGGATAAGGCGTTTAATCAAAAGTTTTACCCCCTTTACAATACCTTGCCCAAAACGCAGTTATCTTCTTCAAGTTCAAGGTACCATGTGGTGAAAGCCGGTGAAAGCCTCTCCGCCATTGCAAGAAAATATAATACATCTCTGTCCGGGTTGCAGAACCTTAACAAGCTGTCAAAGAAACATCACATTCATCCCGGAGATAAATTGCGTGTGCAATGATGCTTTTTTAAAAAAAGGGACGATACGCAGAATGCGGAAAATTTGAACAGAAACTCAATGAGTTCCGGTATGGAGATGGGCTGGTTGAATTCGCCGAGATGGGGGCCGGTAATCAGTATAATATCTTTTTCC
Encoded here:
- a CDS encoding lytic transglycosylase domain-containing protein; the protein is MKYFFVFTVFLAIFAAHVTLAAEDRSGPTQAAPPESGLPEAAPPMVSSHIPSLVEAVRFSGDIRLCGEKIPYTDQDVRERLEKEMMLAVWDRPQVMLWLKRAHRWFPHIESVLKQEKLPLDLKYLAIVESALLSYGESYQGAVGYWQFIESTGKQYGLRIDSDVDERRNMFSATRAACRYLKKLYSQFGSYLLAMSAYNMGESGLSKAIEFQETRDFFSLYLPLETQRYILKMVAVKLIMSNPEDYGFHLGPQDLYPVFTFSEIKLSTTDVVPLTMIAKACGISFKTIKDYNPHIRGYFLEKGTSTLLVPEGKDKAFNQKFYPLYNTLPKTQLSSSSSRYHVVKAGESLSAIARKYNTSLSGLQNLNKLSKKHHIHPGDKLRVQ